The following proteins come from a genomic window of Oculatellaceae cyanobacterium:
- a CDS encoding type II toxin-antitoxin system HicB family antitoxin, producing MKIQYELIIYWSEMDQTFIVEVPELPGCVADGETYQEAVQNAEIVIQEWIATAQELGRPIPEAKGRLLFA from the coding sequence ATGAAGATTCAGTATGAACTGATTATTTACTGGAGTGAAATGGATCAAACCTTCATTGTTGAAGTGCCAGAGTTGCCTGGTTGTGTGGCAGATGGGGAAACCTATCAAGAAGCGGTGCAAAATGCCGAAATCGTAATCCAAGAGTGGATTGCAACAGCACAAGAATTAGGGCGACCTATTCCAGAAGCTAAAGGTAGATTACTGTTTGCCTAG
- a CDS encoding alpha/beta hydrolase — MAELLNHSYALLIGVGESAYKPLSLPVTVKDTQAIYAALIDPELCAYPNDKEHIRVLNNAEATRNAILDGLKWLKDKVEVDKNATVLVYYSGHGWVDKTNDHYYLLQHDVKPTKLAASALSAEAFTDALRQIPAERLLVVIDSCHAAGMATSKDEEAARVDAELLEEFEDFKRIAPSKGIIDALKQGKGRVVFTSSEYEQKSWIKDTSISIYTYHFLEALQGAANKPGETKVKVSNLMNYLSKAVPESARQLHSAEQTPHFDFDTGDFAIALLQGGNGLPDKGWDEVKPEAIQKINKIADVINQYGKYITNINEANNLHIGDVINNQQYDKPSNVQVTYDKGWDLNLPPQVKEPSNIEIPVYFATDRKREDNNLTQVIYEGSRNPKEELEFGLAKVSIPADHRMGYIERPKWWKLEFSEDINKHIVLLNIESWTQEYFQTKLRESLFQLEEPEILLFIHGYNTSFKDAILRTAQITHDLKFLGTAICYSWPSAARLEMYPSDENNIEWTIPHLKEFVRFLLTMVGAKSVNAIAHSMGNRALARVIKETDLSALSDNSASLRHIIFAAPDIDADVFKQFAKDFYEKANFFTLYASSNDKALSASKKFHGGLPRAGDSGQEIVIVDGIDTIDASLVDTSLIGHSYFGDNRSVISDIFYLIKNNLLPGERVGLVAKKIRDLRYWLFQP; from the coding sequence ATGGCTGAATTACTTAATCATAGTTATGCGTTACTAATTGGTGTCGGAGAGTCTGCTTATAAGCCGCTTTCTCTACCTGTGACTGTTAAAGATACGCAAGCAATTTATGCAGCTTTAATTGACCCTGAATTATGTGCTTATCCTAATGACAAGGAACATATCCGGGTACTGAACAACGCAGAAGCTACTCGCAACGCGATTCTAGATGGTTTGAAATGGCTGAAAGATAAAGTAGAGGTAGATAAAAATGCTACGGTACTGGTCTATTATTCAGGACACGGTTGGGTAGATAAAACTAATGATCACTACTATCTGTTACAGCATGATGTTAAGCCTACCAAGTTGGCTGCATCTGCGTTATCGGCTGAAGCGTTTACAGATGCGTTAAGGCAGATTCCGGCTGAACGGTTATTGGTTGTGATTGATAGCTGTCATGCCGCAGGAATGGCTACTTCTAAGGATGAAGAGGCTGCACGAGTAGATGCGGAATTGTTAGAGGAATTTGAAGATTTTAAGCGAATTGCACCATCTAAAGGAATAATTGATGCTCTCAAGCAAGGTAAAGGCAGAGTAGTATTTACTTCCTCTGAATACGAGCAAAAATCTTGGATAAAAGATACATCAATTAGTATTTACACTTACCACTTTCTTGAAGCGTTGCAGGGTGCTGCCAATAAGCCTGGAGAGACAAAGGTAAAAGTTTCTAATTTAATGAACTATCTCAGTAAAGCAGTACCGGAAAGCGCTCGCCAATTGCATAGCGCAGAACAAACTCCTCATTTTGATTTTGATACAGGTGATTTTGCGATCGCTCTTTTACAAGGTGGTAATGGTTTACCTGATAAAGGATGGGATGAGGTGAAGCCTGAAGCAATTCAGAAGATTAATAAAATTGCTGATGTTATTAATCAATATGGAAAATATATTACAAATATTAATGAAGCTAATAACCTTCATATTGGTGATGTGATTAATAATCAACAATATGATAAACCATCTAATGTACAAGTAACTTATGATAAAGGATGGGATTTGAATCTGCCACCTCAAGTCAAAGAACCATCTAATATTGAGATACCTGTTTATTTTGCGACTGATCGAAAAAGAGAAGATAATAATTTAACTCAAGTTATTTATGAAGGCTCTCGAAATCCAAAAGAAGAGCTTGAATTTGGTTTGGCAAAAGTTAGTATTCCAGCAGATCATCGCATGGGATATATAGAAAGACCTAAATGGTGGAAACTAGAATTTAGTGAAGATATAAACAAACATATAGTTTTGCTCAATATTGAAAGTTGGACTCAAGAATATTTTCAAACTAAATTGCGTGAAAGTCTTTTTCAATTAGAAGAGCCTGAAATATTACTTTTTATTCATGGCTATAATACTAGCTTTAAAGATGCCATATTAAGAACTGCCCAAATCACTCACGATCTCAAGTTTCTTGGTACTGCAATTTGTTACAGTTGGCCTTCTGCGGCACGATTGGAAATGTATCCTTCTGATGAAAACAATATTGAGTGGACAATCCCACATCTTAAGGAATTTGTAAGGTTTTTATTAACTATGGTAGGTGCTAAATCTGTTAATGCAATTGCCCATAGTATGGGTAATCGTGCTTTAGCTAGAGTAATAAAGGAAACAGATTTATCAGCTCTTTCTGATAATTCTGCTTCATTACGTCATATTATTTTTGCGGCACCCGATATTGATGCTGATGTATTTAAACAGTTTGCAAAAGATTTTTATGAAAAAGCAAATTTTTTCACTCTTTATGCGTCATCTAATGATAAAGCTTTAAGTGCTTCAAAAAAATTTCACGGTGGACTTCCAAGAGCTGGAGATTCAGGACAAGAAATTGTTATAGTTGATGGAATTGATACTATTGATGCCTCTCTTGTTGATACAAGTCTTATTGGACATTCTTATTTTGGTGACAATCGTTCAGTGATTAGTGATATTTTCTATTTGATTAAAAATAATTTACTGCCTGGGGAAAGGGTTGGTTTAGTGGCAAAAAAAATTAGAGATCTTCGTTATTGGCTATTTCAACCCTAA